One segment of Nostoc piscinale CENA21 DNA contains the following:
- a CDS encoding transglycosylase domain-containing protein, with product MSSRTLENKQPQRRPSSGFEFLKGVGQITGGTLLSITMLTSSIVAGGLVGLAISFRNLPDVRQLRNFLPSETTYIYDIKGKLLASVHGEANREVVPLDRISPNLKRAVLASEDSHFYYHHGINPTGVGRAIVVNAVAGGVKEGGSTITMQLVKNLFLSQKRAITRKLAEAVLAIRLEQILTKDQILEMYLNQVYWGHNNYGVQTAARSYFDKSAETLTLGESAMMAGLIQAPEEFSPFASMKLAKQKQKEVLGRMLDLKWITQQEYDDALNQEIKLGRIRSFQGSALPYVSNTVSQELAKKFGRDALLKGGMRVQTTVDAKFQMMAEDTVKKWHQTLLSQGLYKNQIALVAIDPRTHFIKALVGGVDSKVSEFNRATQAQRQPGSSFKPFVYYTAFATGKYSPDSTVDDSPVSYRDGNGWYYPRNYDGSFRGPMPIRTALAQSRNIPVIKIGKAVGMSKVIETCRTLGIMSPMEPVTSLPLGAIGVTPLEMASAYATFANYGWQSPPTIIARITDSSGNVLLDNTPKPQLVLDPWAAAAIINTMETVVNSGTGKAAALDRPVAGKTGTTSSEKDIWFVGTVPQLTTAVWVGRDDNRQLASSATGGGMVAPIWRDFMTKALKGVPVENFKPPSQFPRPKGN from the coding sequence GTGTCGTCTAGGACTCTTGAAAATAAGCAGCCACAACGTCGGCCTTCATCAGGTTTTGAGTTCTTGAAGGGCGTAGGTCAGATAACTGGCGGTACTTTGTTATCTATAACCATGCTGACAAGCTCTATTGTAGCTGGAGGGCTGGTTGGTTTAGCAATTAGTTTCCGCAATTTGCCCGATGTCAGACAACTGCGTAACTTTTTGCCTTCAGAAACAACTTATATTTATGACATTAAAGGTAAACTCCTGGCCAGCGTCCACGGAGAAGCTAACCGCGAAGTTGTACCTTTAGACAGAATTTCACCTAATTTAAAACGCGCAGTCCTCGCCAGTGAAGATAGCCATTTCTACTATCACCACGGGATTAATCCCACTGGCGTGGGGCGTGCGATTGTAGTTAACGCCGTAGCAGGTGGTGTGAAAGAAGGTGGTTCTACCATCACCATGCAGTTGGTGAAAAACTTATTTTTGTCGCAAAAACGCGCCATTACTCGGAAATTAGCCGAGGCTGTATTGGCAATTCGTTTAGAACAAATTCTCACCAAAGACCAAATTTTAGAAATGTACCTCAATCAAGTTTATTGGGGTCACAATAATTACGGTGTCCAAACAGCAGCACGCAGCTACTTTGATAAGTCAGCCGAAACCCTAACCTTGGGAGAGTCGGCGATGATGGCGGGTTTAATTCAAGCGCCAGAAGAATTTAGCCCGTTTGCTAGTATGAAGCTGGCAAAACAAAAGCAAAAAGAAGTACTAGGGCGGATGCTGGATTTGAAATGGATCACCCAGCAAGAATATGATGATGCCCTAAATCAAGAAATTAAACTTGGTAGAATCAGGTCTTTCCAAGGTAGCGCCTTACCCTATGTTTCTAACACTGTATCCCAGGAACTAGCTAAGAAGTTTGGGCGTGACGCATTACTCAAAGGCGGGATGCGCGTCCAAACTACAGTTGATGCCAAATTCCAAATGATGGCAGAAGATACTGTGAAGAAATGGCATCAAACTCTTTTAAGCCAAGGGTTGTATAAGAATCAAATTGCTTTGGTAGCGATTGATCCGCGTACCCATTTTATTAAAGCCTTGGTGGGTGGTGTAGATTCCAAGGTGAGTGAGTTTAACCGTGCAACTCAAGCTCAACGTCAACCAGGTTCTTCTTTTAAACCATTTGTTTACTACACAGCCTTTGCCACTGGGAAATATTCACCAGACTCAACAGTAGATGACTCGCCTGTGAGTTATCGAGATGGTAATGGTTGGTACTATCCACGGAATTATGACGGCTCATTTAGGGGGCCAATGCCGATTCGTACTGCTTTAGCTCAGTCTCGCAACATTCCTGTGATTAAGATTGGTAAAGCTGTTGGGATGTCTAAAGTTATCGAAACTTGTCGGACTTTAGGAATTATGAGTCCGATGGAACCTGTAACTTCTTTGCCTTTAGGTGCGATCGGTGTGACACCCCTAGAAATGGCAAGTGCTTACGCTACTTTTGCTAATTATGGATGGCAGTCTCCACCAACAATTATTGCTCGAATTACTGACAGTAGCGGAAATGTATTATTAGACAATACTCCTAAACCCCAGTTGGTTCTTGATCCTTGGGCTGCGGCTGCAATTATTAATACGATGGAGACAGTTGTTAACTCAGGAACTGGTAAAGCTGCTGCGCTTGATCGTCCGGTGGCTGGTAAAACAGGTACAACTTCATCAGAAAAAGATATTTGGTTTGTTGGAACCGTACCACAATTGACAACTGCTGTCTGGGTAGGTAGAGATGACAACAGGCAATTAGCCAGCAGTGCAACTGGTGGTGGGATGGTAGCTCCTATTTGGAGAGATTTCATGACCAAAGCCCTCAAAGGTGTACCAGTCGAGAATTTCAAACCGCCTTCCCAATTTCCCCGTCCAAAAGGAAACTAG
- the tyrS gene encoding tyrosine--tRNA ligase, with amino-acid sequence MAQDFSWLHRGIVEVFPQPTDINSEIESLEQRLANSNRPLRVKLGIDPTGADIHFGHSIPVRKLRAFQDAGHTAVLIIGDFTARIGDPTGKSEVRRQLTEADVAQNAQTYLDQVRPILDFDTPGRLEVRYNSEWLSQLNLGKILELLSTMTVGQMLAKEGFAERYKKENPIFLHEFLYPLMQGYDSVAVEADVELGGTDQKFNIAVGRDLQRHFGQKPQFGVLLPILIGTDGVQKMSKSLGNYVGLSEHPGQKYQKLQGVPDNLLSQYFELLTDLPLDKLPENPRDRQMLLAWEVVKQYHGEQAANEAKEAAKSGGKEGAVPEFSLAGVPQFPAKLAFILGACGLCKSTGEGRRKIQEGGVRLDGDRITDVDTTFNEPSELHGRVLQVGKNKFVRLVL; translated from the coding sequence ATGGCGCAAGATTTTTCTTGGCTGCATCGTGGAATAGTAGAAGTATTCCCCCAACCGACTGATATTAATAGCGAAATAGAAAGTTTAGAACAGCGTCTAGCAAATAGTAACAGACCTTTGAGGGTGAAATTGGGAATCGACCCCACGGGTGCTGATATTCACTTTGGTCATAGCATACCAGTTAGAAAACTGCGAGCGTTTCAAGATGCTGGTCATACGGCAGTCCTGATTATTGGTGATTTTACAGCCCGCATTGGTGATCCGACTGGGAAATCTGAGGTGCGTCGCCAGCTAACAGAGGCTGATGTGGCGCAAAATGCCCAGACTTACTTAGACCAAGTGCGTCCTATTTTGGATTTTGACACACCAGGACGGTTAGAGGTGCGATATAACTCCGAATGGCTTTCCCAGCTTAATTTAGGAAAAATTTTAGAGTTACTGTCTACTATGACGGTGGGGCAGATGTTAGCCAAGGAAGGATTTGCTGAACGTTACAAAAAAGAGAATCCAATTTTCCTGCATGAGTTCCTTTATCCGTTGATGCAAGGCTATGATTCTGTGGCTGTTGAGGCTGATGTAGAACTTGGGGGAACTGACCAGAAGTTTAACATTGCGGTGGGACGGGATTTACAACGTCATTTTGGACAGAAGCCACAATTTGGTGTGCTGTTACCGATTTTAATTGGTACAGATGGCGTACAGAAGATGTCGAAGTCTCTGGGCAATTATGTCGGTTTGTCGGAACACCCAGGGCAGAAATATCAGAAGTTACAAGGGGTTCCAGATAATTTGCTGTCACAGTATTTTGAACTACTGACAGATTTACCTTTAGATAAATTGCCAGAAAACCCGCGCGATCGCCAGATGCTTTTAGCTTGGGAAGTAGTTAAACAATATCACGGCGAACAAGCTGCAAATGAAGCGAAAGAAGCAGCAAAAAGTGGCGGGAAGGAAGGTGCTGTTCCGGAATTTTCTCTGGCTGGTGTACCCCAATTTCCGGCAAAGTTGGCTTTTATACTGGGTGCTTGTGGCTTGTGTAAAAGTACAGGCGAAGGACGGCGGAAAATTCAAGAAGGTGGTGTACGCCTAGATGGCGATCGCATTACTGATGTTGATACCACTTTCAATGAGCCTAGTGAATTACACGGACGAGTGTTGCAAGTGGGTAAGAATAAGTTTGTGCGTTTAGTTCTGTAG
- the pyrF gene encoding orotidine-5'-phosphate decarboxylase, which produces MGNDKIIVALDVPDLEGAIALIDKLESVSFWKVGLELFTSTGPQILEILKSRQKRIFLDLKFHDIPNTVAGACRSSARYGVDLLTIHATAGKDALKAATEAAQTGAAQAGVQPPKLIAITLLTSISARQLAFDLKIPLELPEFALEMALMAKESGLDGAVCSPQEVAQLRQTSGDEFLLVCPGVRPTWADKGDQKRSLTPSQALQAGANYLVIGRPITAAPDPELAWKRISEELN; this is translated from the coding sequence ATGGGTAATGACAAAATAATTGTGGCTTTAGATGTGCCAGATTTGGAGGGTGCGATCGCTCTAATTGACAAGCTAGAATCAGTTAGTTTCTGGAAGGTTGGTTTAGAGTTGTTTACCAGTACTGGGCCGCAAATTTTAGAAATCTTAAAGTCTCGGCAAAAGCGCATCTTTTTAGATTTAAAGTTTCACGACATCCCTAATACGGTGGCTGGGGCTTGTCGCAGTTCGGCGCGTTATGGGGTAGATTTGTTGACAATTCATGCAACAGCAGGTAAAGATGCACTCAAAGCCGCTACCGAAGCAGCCCAAACAGGTGCAGCCCAAGCAGGTGTACAACCACCAAAATTAATTGCTATTACGCTGCTGACGAGTATTTCGGCGCGACAGTTGGCGTTTGATTTAAAAATTCCCCTGGAGTTGCCAGAATTTGCCCTAGAAATGGCATTGATGGCAAAAGAATCAGGCTTAGATGGGGCGGTATGTTCACCCCAAGAAGTGGCACAATTGCGCCAAACTAGCGGGGATGAGTTTTTACTGGTTTGTCCGGGGGTGCGTCCAACTTGGGCTGATAAAGGAGATCAAAAGCGATCACTCACACCTTCCCAAGCCCTGCAAGCTGGTGCAAACTATTTAGTAATTGGTCGTCCTATCACTGCTGCGCCTGATCCTGAGTTAGCCTGGAAACGAATTTCTGAGGAATTGAACTAG
- the cpdA gene encoding 3',5'-cyclic-AMP phosphodiesterase, with protein sequence MNYIPPLSIAQVTDIHLFASENHQLLGMPTIESFKVVLERLQELKSEIDLLLLTGDLSGDGTSESYEHLQNLVNQLAIPTYWLPGNHDCAIAMNEILNLKMISRRKSFQRGNWNFILLNSTVPECVHGHLSFNTLSWLESELTKLGDKPTLIALHHPPFLINSVWLDSSSLQNPEEFFAVIDRHPQVKLVLCGHIHQQFQHQRRNVGYLGTPSTCIQFRSNSPTFAIDEKAPGFRLLKLYPSGVWETSVERVPYFHPLELAATGY encoded by the coding sequence ATAAATTACATACCTCCCCTATCAATTGCTCAGGTAACGGATATACATCTGTTTGCCTCAGAAAATCATCAACTGCTGGGAATGCCTACAATTGAGTCTTTTAAGGTAGTGTTGGAGCGATTGCAGGAGTTAAAATCGGAAATTGATTTACTATTGTTGACTGGAGATTTATCTGGGGATGGAACTTCCGAGTCTTATGAACATCTGCAAAATTTAGTCAATCAATTAGCAATACCTACTTACTGGCTACCAGGAAATCATGACTGTGCGATCGCAATGAATGAAATTCTTAACCTGAAAATGATTTCGCGGCGCAAGTCTTTCCAGCGTGGTAATTGGAATTTTATCTTACTAAACTCGACTGTACCTGAGTGTGTACATGGTCATCTTTCTTTTAATACTCTCAGTTGGCTAGAGTCGGAATTAACTAAACTAGGCGATAAGCCCACATTAATAGCGTTACATCATCCACCTTTTTTGATAAATTCTGTATGGTTAGATAGCAGTAGTCTGCAAAATCCTGAAGAATTTTTTGCAGTAATTGACCGCCACCCACAAGTTAAGTTAGTTTTATGCGGTCATATTCATCAACAATTCCAACACCAGCGCCGCAACGTCGGGTATTTAGGAACTCCCTCAACTTGTATTCAATTTCGTTCCAATAGTCCTACTTTTGCTATTGACGAAAAAGCTCCAGGATTTCGGCTGCTAAAACTATACCCCAGTGGTGTCTGGGAAACTTCAGTAGAAAGAGTTCCCTATTTTCACCCACTGGAGTTAGCCGCAACGGGATACTAG
- a CDS encoding chromophore lyase CpcT/CpeT — MTSSTDIATLARWMAADFSNQAQAFENPPFYAHIRVCMRPLPLDLLSGVSFFVEQAYDYMLNDPYRLRVLNLLNAGDRIHIENYTVKQEEKFYGASRDLERLKTLTADDLEKLPGCNMLVEWTGNSFKGYVEPGKGCIVFRKGQKTYLDSEFEIDDEKFISLDRGRDLETDEHIWGSVAGPFYFVRWASFADEVKC; from the coding sequence ATGACAAGCTCTACAGATATTGCAACCTTAGCAAGATGGATGGCAGCTGATTTTAGTAACCAAGCCCAGGCTTTTGAAAATCCGCCATTTTATGCACATATTCGCGTGTGTATGCGTCCCTTACCTTTGGACTTGCTATCAGGGGTCAGTTTTTTTGTGGAACAAGCTTATGACTATATGTTGAATGACCCTTATCGTTTGCGGGTATTAAATTTGTTGAACGCAGGCGATCGCATCCACATCGAAAACTACACTGTTAAACAAGAAGAAAAATTCTACGGTGCATCTCGTGACTTAGAACGCCTCAAAACCCTGACAGCCGATGACTTAGAAAAGCTACCAGGCTGTAACATGCTAGTCGAGTGGACAGGTAACAGCTTTAAAGGTTATGTAGAACCAGGAAAAGGTTGTATTGTGTTCCGCAAAGGCCAAAAAACTTACCTAGACAGTGAATTTGAAATTGACGACGAGAAATTCATCAGCCTTGACAGAGGACGCGACTTAGAAACCGATGAACATATCTGGGGTTCCGTCGCTGGGCCATTTTACTTTGTGCGGTGGGCAAGTTTTGCAGATGAAGTTAAGTGCTGA
- the xth gene encoding exodeoxyribonuclease III: protein MKIVTWNVNSIRTRLEQVIYWLRENPVDVLCLQETKVIDADFPRSPFVELGYHLYISGQKAYNGVALISRQPLKDVSAGFTAILPHLEPEWDEQKRVITGVIDDIRIVNLYVPNGSAIGSEKYEFKLRWLTVLREYLQFLLKSQSAICICGDFNIALESIDIHDKVNADNHIMSSPAERQALRDILELGFADAFRKFTTEGGHYSWWDYRTAAFRRNLGWRIDHHYLTPVLYERAKSCIIDVNPRTLPQPSDHTPVIVELE from the coding sequence ATGAAAATTGTAACTTGGAATGTTAATTCAATTCGCACTCGTCTAGAACAGGTGATCTATTGGTTACGTGAGAATCCTGTGGATGTGCTTTGTTTGCAAGAAACAAAAGTCATAGATGCCGATTTCCCGCGATCGCCTTTTGTCGAATTAGGCTATCATCTCTACATCTCAGGACAAAAAGCTTATAACGGTGTTGCCCTCATCTCCCGTCAACCACTCAAAGATGTTTCTGCCGGATTCACCGCTATATTGCCTCACCTAGAACCAGAATGGGATGAGCAGAAACGCGTAATTACAGGTGTGATTGATGATATTCGGATTGTGAATTTATATGTACCTAATGGTTCTGCCATTGGCAGTGAAAAATATGAATTTAAGTTACGCTGGTTAACTGTGTTACGAGAGTATTTACAATTTCTGCTCAAGTCACAATCAGCCATTTGCATTTGCGGTGACTTTAATATTGCGCTGGAATCGATAGATATTCATGACAAGGTAAATGCAGATAACCATATTATGTCGTCACCAGCAGAACGCCAAGCCTTGAGAGATATTCTGGAATTAGGCTTTGCTGATGCTTTCCGCAAGTTTACTACGGAAGGCGGACATTATAGTTGGTGGGATTATCGCACAGCCGCCTTTCGCCGCAACTTAGGCTGGCGGATTGATCATCACTATCTCACACCAGTGTTGTATGAGCGTGCCAAAAGTTGCATTATTGACGTGAATCCCAGAACATTACCCCAACCCAGCGATCATACACCAGTGATTGTGGAACTTGAGTAA
- the rppA gene encoding two-component system response regulator RppA, with the protein MRILLVDDEAELTDPLSRVLTREGYTVDAAYDGANGSHLAAASHYDLLILDWMLPGKTGLEICQELRRQGKNTPVLFLTAKDTLDDRVQGLDAGADDYLVKPFELRELLARVRALLRRGSSQTYETTPGRLVVADLELDCDNQVAYRQGRIIELSQKESQLLQYFMEHTGQLLTHAQIMEHLWQDEEQPSSNVIAALIRLLRRKIEVGKETTLIHTVYGKGYRFGSAFVE; encoded by the coding sequence ATGAGAATTTTATTAGTTGATGATGAAGCCGAATTAACAGACCCCTTAAGTCGCGTGTTAACTCGTGAAGGTTACACCGTAGATGCGGCTTATGATGGGGCTAATGGTAGTCATCTGGCCGCAGCCAGTCATTATGACTTACTAATTTTAGATTGGATGTTGCCAGGAAAAACTGGATTAGAAATTTGCCAAGAATTGCGACGACAAGGCAAAAATACACCTGTGTTGTTTCTTACCGCTAAAGACACCTTAGACGATCGCGTGCAAGGTTTAGACGCTGGTGCAGATGATTATTTAGTTAAACCCTTTGAATTACGGGAATTGTTAGCCAGAGTCCGGGCTTTACTGCGTCGTGGAAGTTCCCAAACCTATGAAACCACTCCCGGAAGATTAGTTGTTGCTGATTTAGAACTTGATTGCGACAACCAAGTAGCTTACCGCCAAGGGCGCATTATTGAACTATCCCAAAAAGAAAGTCAACTGTTGCAATACTTTATGGAACACACAGGACAGTTGCTAACTCACGCCCAAATTATGGAGCATCTCTGGCAAGATGAAGAACAGCCAAGTAGCAACGTCATCGCAGCATTAATTCGCCTGTTGCGCCGCAAGATTGAGGTAGGTAAAGAAACCACTTTGATTCATACAGTGTATGGTAAAGGCTATCGCTTTGGTAGTGCTTTTGTCGAGTAA
- the hisG gene encoding ATP phosphoribosyltransferase translates to MLTVALPKGELLKNSIRLLQSVGLDFSAFLDSGNRQLQILDASGQAKGLLVRAQDVPVYVEYGQAQLGIVGYDVLREKQPQVAHLVDLQFGYCRMSVAVKAASPYKSPLDFPPHSRIASKYVNCAREYFQSLDLPVEIVPLSGSVELGPITGMSEAIVDLVSTGRTLRENGLIELETLYHSTARLIGHPLSYRINTGNMCELSAKLREAALVGV, encoded by the coding sequence ATGTTGACTGTCGCACTACCGAAAGGGGAACTACTAAAAAATAGCATCCGCCTGTTACAATCTGTGGGATTAGATTTTAGTGCTTTTTTAGATTCTGGAAATCGCCAACTTCAGATTCTTGATGCGAGTGGACAAGCTAAGGGTTTGTTGGTACGCGCACAGGATGTACCTGTCTATGTAGAATATGGTCAGGCACAGTTGGGGATTGTTGGTTATGATGTATTGCGAGAAAAACAGCCACAGGTAGCCCATTTGGTTGATTTACAATTTGGCTATTGTCGCATGTCGGTGGCAGTTAAAGCAGCTAGTCCTTACAAATCACCTTTAGATTTTCCGCCGCACAGCCGAATTGCCTCTAAGTATGTCAATTGTGCTAGGGAATATTTTCAAAGTTTAGATTTACCAGTGGAAATAGTACCGTTGTCTGGTTCTGTGGAACTTGGCCCAATTACAGGGATGTCAGAAGCTATTGTGGATTTGGTTTCTACAGGGCGGACTTTGCGCGAAAATGGCTTAATTGAATTGGAGACTTTGTATCACAGTACGGCGCGGTTAATTGGACATCCGTTAAGTTACCGAATCAATACAGGTAATATGTGCGAGTTGAGTGCTAAGTTGCGAGAGGCGGCTTTGGTGGGGGTATAG
- a CDS encoding GAF domain-containing protein, translating to MQTESYHQEQARLEALRRYQILDTEPEQAYDNLARLAAFICGTSIALVNFIDENRQWFKAKLGIDVPEMPRNVGLSYLCLERQDIVVINDTLVNEQYAANPAVTGYPHVRFYAGVPLISPDGQILGTLCAIDPQPRKLNQQQVEALLALGRQVISQLELRRNLAERQQTEAFLRESDQRLKLALQAAKLGSWQLDLKTRELAASSQCHLNFGLSPEVEFTYNKLLECIHPDDRSYMQECVREAIENHGDYEAEYRCIWPDNSIHWILARGTVIYDVANQPIRMIGVTLDVTDRKQAEEELKRQNLRSQLFAEITLKIRESLQLEEILQTTVKEVQKLLQADRVLIFRLCPDGSGTVVQEAVLPGWPVVLGQNILDPCFQENYIEKYRQGRISAIFDIATANIQDCHKEFLQQFGVQANLVVPILIRDGIWGLLVAHQCAHPRHWNNFETELLLQLANQIGIALSQAQLLEQETRHVQELARSNSELEQFAYVASHDLQEPLRMVTSYLQLLERKYSSQLDATADQFINYAVDGARRMQNLINDLLNYSRVTTRGQPFVEVDCAEILGQAIANLKFAIEDSSAEITYDHLPIITADPIQLTQVFQNLIANAIKFRRDIAPRIHIGAFRADEGDGGQGGQGGQGGNLDKDVSSTLSPPSTLSTQHSALSTPQEWLFCVSDNGIGLEAQYAERIFVIFQRLHGRSKYPGTGIGLAICKKIIERHGGRIWVESESGQGSKFYFTIPDQAGQQS from the coding sequence ATGCAAACTGAATCTTATCATCAAGAACAGGCGAGGCTAGAAGCTCTGCGCCGATATCAGATTTTAGATACTGAACCAGAACAAGCCTACGACAATCTTGCCCGGTTAGCAGCTTTTATTTGTGGTACTTCCATTGCTTTGGTCAATTTCATTGATGAAAACCGTCAGTGGTTTAAGGCGAAACTTGGTATAGATGTGCCAGAAATGCCTCGTAATGTTGGCTTATCGTATCTTTGCTTAGAGCGTCAAGACATCGTTGTTATTAACGATACTTTAGTCAATGAGCAATATGCTGCGAATCCCGCAGTTACTGGCTATCCCCATGTGCGGTTTTATGCAGGTGTGCCTTTGATTTCTCCTGATGGACAGATATTAGGAACGCTCTGTGCCATTGACCCACAACCACGGAAACTGAACCAACAACAAGTAGAGGCTTTGTTGGCTTTAGGCCGTCAGGTAATTAGTCAGTTAGAACTAAGGCGGAATTTAGCTGAAAGACAGCAAACAGAAGCATTTTTGCGCGAGAGTGACCAAAGATTGAAGTTAGCACTACAGGCGGCTAAACTGGGTTCTTGGCAACTTGACCTGAAAACAAGGGAATTAGCTGCTTCTAGCCAGTGTCATCTCAACTTTGGTCTGTCGCCAGAAGTTGAGTTTACCTATAATAAGTTGCTGGAATGTATTCATCCTGACGATCGCTCTTATATGCAAGAGTGTGTTAGAGAAGCTATAGAAAATCATGGTGATTACGAGGCAGAATATCGCTGTATTTGGCCAGATAACAGCATTCATTGGATATTAGCTAGGGGTACGGTTATTTATGATGTGGCTAATCAACCGATTCGGATGATTGGTGTCACGCTGGATGTAACTGACCGCAAGCAAGCCGAAGAAGAATTAAAACGACAAAACTTGCGATCGCAATTATTTGCCGAAATCACACTAAAAATCCGAGAATCTCTACAGTTAGAAGAAATTCTGCAAACCACAGTTAAAGAAGTCCAAAAACTGCTGCAAGCTGACCGAGTGTTAATTTTTCGCCTGTGTCCTGATGGTTCCGGTACAGTAGTGCAAGAGGCTGTCCTACCAGGTTGGCCTGTGGTTTTAGGCCAAAATATTCTTGACCCTTGTTTCCAAGAAAACTACATAGAAAAATATCGTCAAGGACGCATCAGTGCAATTTTTGACATTGCAACAGCTAACATTCAAGACTGTCATAAAGAATTTTTGCAGCAGTTTGGTGTCCAAGCTAACCTCGTAGTTCCAATTTTAATTCGAGATGGGATTTGGGGTTTATTAGTTGCTCATCAGTGCGCTCATCCCCGTCATTGGAACAACTTTGAAACGGAATTATTACTCCAGTTAGCTAATCAAATTGGTATCGCTTTATCCCAAGCACAGCTTTTAGAACAAGAAACCCGCCATGTTCAAGAGTTAGCACGTTCTAATTCTGAATTAGAACAGTTTGCTTATGTCGCTTCTCATGATTTGCAAGAACCATTGCGGATGGTGACAAGTTATTTACAGCTACTAGAGCGGAAATACAGCAGCCAACTTGATGCAACTGCGGATCAGTTTATTAACTATGCCGTAGATGGGGCGCGGCGAATGCAAAATCTGATCAATGACTTGTTAAATTATTCACGGGTAACAACAAGGGGACAACCTTTTGTAGAAGTTGATTGTGCAGAGATTTTAGGGCAGGCGATCGCCAACCTGAAATTTGCTATAGAAGATAGTAGCGCAGAAATTACTTACGACCATCTCCCCATAATTACAGCCGATCCCATACAACTCACACAAGTCTTTCAAAACCTCATTGCTAACGCCATCAAATTCCGCCGAGACATCGCACCACGCATTCATATTGGTGCATTTCGAGCAGATGAAGGAGATGGGGGACAAGGTGGACAAGGGGGACAAGGGGGAAACTTAGACAAAGATGTTTCTTCTACCTTGTCTCCCCCCTCAACACTCAGCACTCAGCACTCAGCACTCAGCACTCCTCAAGAATGGTTATTCTGTGTGAGTGATAATGGAATTGGTTTAGAGGCACAGTACGCTGAACGTATTTTTGTGATTTTTCAGCGTTTGCATGGTAGAAGTAAGTATCCGGGTACTGGAATTGGTTTGGCAATTTGTAAGAAAATCATAGAACGCCACGGCGGACGTATCTGGGTTGAGTCAGAATCGGGCCAAGGCTCGAAATTCTATTTCACAATTCCAGATCAAGCAGGTCAACAATCGTGA
- a CDS encoding response regulator yields the protein MPIEVLLVEDNPGDAELTRIALQDSKISINLNVVEDGVEAMAFLRKQDNYVRKPHPDIVLLDLNLPRKDGREVLAEIKSDDNLKRIPVVVLTTSQSEEDILKAYNLAANCYITKPVDFDQFVKIVQSIENFWFAIVKLPPE from the coding sequence ATGCCAATTGAGGTTTTGTTAGTTGAAGATAATCCTGGTGATGCGGAACTGACACGCATTGCCTTACAAGATAGCAAAATCTCAATTAACCTCAATGTTGTGGAAGATGGTGTAGAGGCGATGGCATTTTTACGCAAGCAGGACAACTATGTCAGGAAACCTCATCCTGATATTGTATTGTTAGATTTAAATTTACCGCGCAAAGATGGACGGGAGGTATTGGCAGAAATTAAATCTGACGACAATCTCAAACGAATCCCCGTCGTTGTCCTGACTACTTCCCAATCGGAAGAAGATATTCTTAAAGCTTATAATTTGGCTGCTAATTGTTATATCACCAAGCCAGTAGATTTTGATCAATTCGTTAAAATTGTACAATCCATAGAAAATTTCTGGTTTGCGATCGTAAAACTGCCGCCGGAGTAA